From the Bacillus tuaregi genome, one window contains:
- a CDS encoding BglG family transcription antiterminator: MYLDERSNLLLKEVLGNPEISNGQLEEKFQLSRRQINYSFQKINDWLEANNYPIIKRTNTGKMIINPTILDLFQDSMDSTLRKKSYIPSEKERATYILLMLLGSAEELSLVHFTSALDVSKNTILRDLKYAQSIIREYHLEIIYSRLYGYDISGSEWHKRKLLVDLLQETFSTYNSEWYLQKLLEISSEEVEKLRVLNEKVESRLNLKFSDERIKLLKYMIAILFRRITRGKLIDDFYHIDYEALSDTKEFEAVEVLVEELGEIPKAERLFITLQLLTSNVLSKQFLTNRELPQFRQALKESLEEFERKAIVQLKDKEAFLDKLMLHMKPAYYRIKYHLTTNYSMLEKVSEEFEAIHYIVKDSMKPVEDYIKCDIPEIEMAFITIMIGGHLINSGETIHIKKKAVVVCPNGVSISKLMENTLRDLFPEFYFYDAFSIREYQQQKLETDIVFSPVPIQTDKKLYIVSGLMTEFEKLQLRQRVMREIFGLNTNVINVEQLITVIEKNAKIKDKQALAKDLQEFFTCKRTGEHEQKTSYSLSDFINQETMITIDHVESWQQAIEISSKPLLDSGVITEGYVDVMKGLYPTALPHIVLGRNIAIPHASPEDGVNKVGMSLLKIQDGLTLEDGKKFHFVVVIAAVDKNQHLNALLQLMKLASSDEAVNSMVTMNGEEIYEMIKTYSK; this comes from the coding sequence ATGTACTTGGATGAAAGGAGTAACCTGCTACTAAAAGAAGTTCTTGGTAACCCTGAAATATCAAATGGGCAATTAGAAGAAAAATTTCAGCTATCAAGAAGACAAATTAATTATAGTTTCCAAAAAATCAATGATTGGCTAGAGGCTAATAACTATCCAATTATCAAGCGAACGAATACAGGGAAAATGATTATTAATCCAACAATTCTTGATTTATTTCAGGATAGTATGGATTCTACATTAAGAAAAAAAAGCTATATTCCTTCTGAAAAGGAACGTGCAACCTACATCTTATTAATGTTGCTAGGCAGTGCAGAGGAATTATCATTAGTTCATTTTACAAGTGCACTTGATGTAAGTAAGAATACCATTCTCAGAGATTTAAAATATGCGCAATCAATCATTCGAGAGTATCACTTGGAAATTATTTATTCTAGATTATACGGATATGACATCTCAGGAAGCGAGTGGCATAAAAGAAAACTATTAGTCGATTTATTACAAGAGACTTTCAGTACCTATAACAGTGAATGGTATCTCCAAAAATTATTAGAAATTTCTTCGGAAGAGGTTGAAAAACTTAGAGTTCTAAATGAAAAAGTAGAATCACGCCTGAATCTAAAGTTCAGTGATGAAAGAATTAAGCTGTTGAAATACATGATAGCTATTTTATTTAGACGGATTACAAGAGGTAAATTGATTGACGACTTTTATCATATTGATTATGAAGCATTGTCGGATACGAAGGAATTTGAGGCTGTTGAAGTATTAGTGGAGGAACTAGGTGAAATACCAAAAGCAGAACGGCTTTTTATCACCTTGCAGTTGCTTACTTCAAATGTATTGTCAAAGCAATTTTTAACAAACAGAGAATTACCGCAGTTTAGGCAGGCATTAAAGGAAAGTCTCGAGGAATTCGAGAGAAAAGCTATTGTGCAATTGAAGGATAAGGAAGCTTTTCTGGATAAATTAATGCTGCATATGAAACCGGCATACTACCGGATTAAATATCATCTGACAACAAATTATTCCATGCTTGAAAAGGTTAGTGAAGAGTTTGAAGCCATTCACTATATCGTGAAAGACTCAATGAAACCGGTAGAAGATTATATTAAATGTGACATACCGGAAATTGAAATGGCTTTCATTACTATTATGATTGGTGGACATTTAATTAATAGCGGTGAAACCATTCATATTAAAAAGAAAGCAGTGGTTGTTTGCCCGAATGGTGTATCTATTTCAAAGCTAATGGAAAATACACTGCGAGATTTATTTCCTGAATTCTACTTTTATGATGCATTTTCAATCCGAGAGTATCAGCAGCAAAAGCTAGAAACAGATATTGTGTTTTCACCGGTGCCGATTCAGACGGATAAAAAGCTATATATTGTCAGTGGATTAATGACTGAATTTGAAAAACTACAGCTGCGTCAAAGGGTTATGAGGGAAATATTCGGACTTAACACTAATGTCATTAATGTGGAGCAATTAATCACAGTGATTGAGAAAAATGCCAAAATTAAAGATAAACAGGCATTAGCAAAAGACCTGCAAGAGTTTTTTACTTGTAAACGTACTGGAGAGCATGAGCAAAAGACAAGCTATTCATTGTCAGATTTCATTAATCAAGAAACGATGATTACTATTGACCATGTTGAGAGCTGGCAGCAGGCTATTGAAATTAGCTCAAAGCCTCTTTTAGACAGCGGAGTAATCACAGAAGGTTATGTGGATGTCATGAAAGGTTTATATCCAACCGCTTTACCACATATTGTTCTCGGTAGAAATATTGCGATTCCACATGCAAGTCCTGAGGACGGGGTCAATAAAGTTGGGATGAGCCTGCTGAAAATTCAGGATGGATTAACACTTGAAGATGGAAAGAAATTTCATTTTGTTGTGGTGATTGCTGCTGTGGATAAGAACCAGCATTTAAATGCATTGTTGCAACTAATGAAATTGGCAAGCTCTGACGAGGCTGTTAACAGCATGGTTACCATGAATGGTGAAGAGATATATGAAATGATAAAAACGTATTCGAAATAA
- a CDS encoding response regulator transcription factor, translating into MIKVVLIEDDLMVQEVNRQFVDQVNGFQVIGTANNGAQGLEMIRELKPDLALVDVYMPDLDGLETLTKIRTEAHKVDIIAVTAASDRETVRSFIQNGAYDYIVKPFKFERIKKSLENYRAFRIQLLEKENVSQAELDVIFLKLETAKSGGHEDNETLPKGLNQLTLDKITEYLSSCSQLLSAEEVAEGVGLARVTVRRYLDFLEKCGKVELDIYYGGIGRPINKYLYKGRSSSRLN; encoded by the coding sequence ATGATTAAAGTCGTCTTAATAGAGGATGATCTCATGGTACAGGAAGTGAATCGGCAGTTTGTCGATCAAGTGAACGGCTTTCAGGTAATTGGCACAGCCAATAATGGAGCGCAGGGACTAGAAATGATAAGAGAATTAAAGCCCGACCTTGCCTTGGTGGATGTGTACATGCCTGATTTAGATGGATTGGAGACCCTGACTAAAATAAGAACAGAAGCCCATAAGGTTGATATTATTGCGGTTACAGCGGCAAGTGATAGGGAAACCGTTCGCTCCTTTATTCAAAATGGAGCATATGATTATATTGTAAAGCCATTTAAGTTTGAGAGAATCAAAAAATCACTTGAAAACTATCGGGCGTTTCGAATACAGCTCTTAGAAAAGGAAAATGTTTCACAAGCGGAATTAGATGTGATCTTTTTGAAGCTAGAGACTGCCAAATCGGGTGGTCATGAGGACAATGAAACACTGCCAAAGGGATTAAATCAATTGACATTGGATAAGATTACGGAATATTTATCCAGCTGCTCCCAACTGCTATCAGCAGAAGAGGTTGCGGAAGGAGTAGGGCTGGCAAGAGTGACTGTCAGAAGATATTTAGATTTCCTCGAGAAATGTGGGAAAGTAGAGCTGGATATCTATTATGGCGGGATTGGCCGTCCAATCAATAAATACCTATATAAAGGTCGGAGTTCTAGCAGATTAAACTAG
- a CDS encoding ATP-binding protein translates to MKLRSSIQWKMTSLIIYIVWFSLVLLGVILIGQFLREQEYEVKERSLLTARTVAELPNMIDHLGEQPDADSNISRIIERLRIINNADYIVILNMERIRLTHPNAELIGTPSTSADEGPSFTEHSYTSKAKGEIGTVIRAFVPIMNNAHQQIGVVIVGYKLPGILAMLSSLKMQLFLTAGITLAFSAWGAWILARHIKRQMFKLEPEEIARILVERTESFNAMQEGIIAIDNNQVITIFNEKAKKMLGVEGEVIGREVTSVLPDSYLPEILEINKPVYNKDLHIRNLAIVSNRIPIKVNGNTVGAIAVFQDRTEVKKLAEELTGVKAFVGALRAQNHEHMNKLHTIAGLIQLGKNDKALEYVFEATEEQGELTRFLSSKIGDDSLVGLLIGKVSRGRELGIHVEIDRHSILTRFPKLMDQHDFVLILGNLIENAFDSFKNSPEDSKQIYVSIQENDKLLNILVEDNGCGIEKDKLPLIFKEGYTSKISTTGRGIGLYLIKQIVEKGNGVIHVESRLDEGTTFSITFEMGDGE, encoded by the coding sequence ATGAAGCTTCGTTCATCCATTCAATGGAAAATGACTAGTCTAATAATTTATATTGTATGGTTTTCATTAGTTCTTTTAGGGGTTATCCTGATAGGACAGTTTCTACGGGAGCAGGAATATGAGGTAAAAGAACGTTCATTACTGACAGCAAGAACCGTTGCAGAACTGCCAAATATGATTGATCATTTGGGAGAGCAGCCTGATGCGGATTCAAATATTTCCAGAATAATTGAGAGACTCAGGATTATTAATAATGCCGATTATATTGTCATTTTGAATATGGAGCGCATCCGCCTAACACACCCGAATGCTGAGCTTATCGGAACGCCTTCCACTAGTGCAGATGAAGGTCCTTCCTTTACAGAGCACAGCTACACCTCTAAAGCGAAGGGAGAAATCGGCACTGTAATTAGGGCGTTTGTGCCCATAATGAACAACGCTCATCAGCAAATCGGTGTCGTGATCGTCGGGTACAAGTTGCCTGGAATTCTTGCCATGCTTTCTTCATTAAAGATGCAGTTATTTCTAACAGCAGGTATTACGTTAGCATTTAGTGCATGGGGTGCTTGGATTTTAGCAAGACATATCAAAAGGCAGATGTTTAAGCTTGAGCCTGAGGAGATAGCCCGTATTCTCGTGGAAAGGACCGAGTCCTTTAATGCGATGCAGGAAGGTATAATTGCAATTGACAATAATCAAGTCATCACCATTTTTAATGAAAAGGCCAAGAAAATGCTGGGTGTGGAAGGTGAGGTCATTGGCAGGGAAGTGACTTCTGTTTTACCTGATTCCTATCTTCCAGAAATCTTAGAGATTAATAAGCCTGTCTATAATAAGGATTTACATATCCGAAATCTTGCTATTGTCAGTAATCGCATACCGATTAAGGTAAATGGGAACACAGTTGGGGCTATAGCTGTTTTTCAAGACCGCACCGAGGTGAAAAAACTCGCTGAAGAGTTAACCGGCGTAAAGGCTTTCGTAGGCGCACTGCGGGCCCAAAATCATGAGCATATGAATAAGCTTCATACGATAGCGGGTTTAATCCAGCTTGGAAAAAATGATAAAGCGTTAGAGTATGTATTTGAGGCAACAGAAGAACAAGGAGAGCTTACCCGATTTCTCAGCAGTAAAATCGGAGATGATAGTCTGGTAGGCTTGTTGATTGGAAAGGTCAGTCGTGGGAGAGAACTTGGGATTCATGTGGAAATTGATCGTCATAGTATCCTAACAAGGTTTCCGAAGCTGATGGACCAGCATGATTTTGTTCTTATTCTTGGTAATTTGATTGAAAATGCCTTTGATTCTTTTAAAAACAGTCCGGAAGACAGTAAACAAATTTATGTCAGTATCCAGGAAAATGATAAGCTGTTAAATATATTGGTAGAGGATAACGGCTGCGGCATTGAAAAGGACAAGCTACCGCTAATTTTTAAAGAAGGATATACGTCAAAAATCTCCACGACAGGCCGGGGTATTGGTCTTTATTTAATAAAACAAATCGTTGAAAAGGGGAACGGCGTAATCCATGTCGAATCAAGGTTAGATGAAGGAACGACTTTTTCGATAACATTTGAAATGGGTGATGGAGAATGA
- a CDS encoding PhoX family protein, whose product MTEINRRKFLTYVGTGAAALTVASTGLGGLAPKVEAKGRDAANNLFGFNKKVSGLTFKPIEPSDADDVILPKGYKYEVVAAYGDVINKNDDTFGFNSDFTQYFPINGSNNHGLLWVNHEYSSDIFVQGKPDSNGKYSAKQIEQMLYVQGGSIIEVKGDRKGGWKMVSDSTIARRVSGLTPFTLTGPASSLAKEVKGTFANCSGGKTLWNTVLSAEENYEDTCEAANLDERHYGWIVEVDPFDPDFQVRKHTALGRFHHENAAMGLTNDGRIAVYMGDDVKDACVYKYISHGKYEKSAGRENSKLLEVGTLYVANMKKGQWVAMTLENVREAIKGNAELEAKYHTQADVLVYADEASKIIGGTPTDRPEDVEISPFDQTIFIAHTNNDKHGNFHGHITRFIEDNNNLGSLTFDFEIFAAGGKQSGFSAPDNLTFDSQANLWTVTDISSSSLNKGIHKHFKNNGLFVIPTVAYKNVKEEEVGEAYQFASGPVDAEMTGPCFTPDETTLFLAIQHPGEGTKDANNPTSMWPHRKGDTMPRPGVIAITGF is encoded by the coding sequence GTGACAGAAATTAACCGTCGTAAATTTTTAACATATGTAGGGACAGGGGCAGCGGCCTTAACGGTAGCATCAACTGGTCTAGGTGGGCTAGCACCAAAAGTAGAGGCAAAAGGCAGGGATGCTGCAAACAATCTCTTTGGATTCAATAAAAAAGTATCTGGTTTAACCTTCAAACCAATTGAACCGTCTGATGCAGATGATGTTATTCTCCCAAAGGGATATAAATATGAAGTAGTGGCTGCTTACGGAGACGTCATCAATAAAAATGATGATACATTTGGCTTTAACAGTGATTTCACTCAATATTTTCCAATCAATGGATCGAATAACCATGGCTTACTTTGGGTAAATCATGAATATTCAAGTGATATCTTTGTTCAAGGTAAACCGGACTCAAATGGTAAATACTCAGCAAAGCAAATTGAACAGATGCTTTATGTTCAAGGTGGATCGATCATCGAGGTGAAGGGTGATAGAAAAGGCGGCTGGAAAATGGTTTCAGATTCAACCATTGCCCGTCGAGTATCTGGTTTGACTCCTTTTACTTTAACAGGACCAGCATCAAGTTTAGCTAAGGAAGTAAAAGGTACATTTGCCAACTGTTCTGGCGGTAAAACGCTATGGAATACAGTCCTTTCAGCTGAAGAAAACTATGAAGATACATGCGAAGCGGCTAACCTTGATGAAAGGCATTATGGCTGGATTGTTGAAGTCGATCCGTTCGATCCCGATTTCCAAGTCCGTAAGCATACGGCATTAGGACGCTTCCACCATGAAAATGCGGCAATGGGTCTAACAAATGATGGCCGCATTGCCGTATACATGGGTGACGATGTTAAAGATGCATGTGTTTATAAGTATATTAGTCATGGTAAGTATGAGAAATCAGCTGGAAGAGAGAATTCTAAACTGCTTGAAGTTGGAACCCTATATGTTGCTAATATGAAAAAAGGACAATGGGTAGCCATGACTCTTGAAAATGTAAGGGAAGCAATTAAAGGAAATGCAGAGCTTGAGGCTAAATATCATACACAAGCGGATGTTTTAGTATATGCGGATGAAGCATCTAAAATAATTGGAGGAACACCAACAGACCGTCCAGAGGACGTTGAGATTTCTCCGTTTGATCAAACCATCTTTATTGCTCATACAAATAACGATAAACATGGGAATTTCCATGGACATATTACAAGATTTATTGAAGACAATAATAATCTTGGCTCATTAACCTTCGATTTTGAAATTTTTGCAGCTGGTGGAAAGCAAAGCGGCTTCAGTGCACCAGATAACCTAACCTTTGACAGCCAAGCAAACCTTTGGACGGTAACAGATATTTCTTCAAGCAGCTTAAATAAAGGGATCCATAAGCACTTCAAAAATAACGGCTTGTTTGTCATCCCAACTGTAGCTTATAAGAACGTGAAAGAGGAAGAAGTGGGTGAAGCCTATCAATTTGCTTCAGGTCCTGTAGATGCGGAAATGACCGGACCATGCTTTACTCCTGATGAAACGACCTTATTTCTAGCGATCCAACATCCGGGTGAAGGGACAAAGGATGCTAATAATCCAACTAGTATGTGGCCGCACCGAAAAGGTGACACAATGCCAAGACCAGGTGTAATTGCGATTACTGGATTTTAA
- a CDS encoding PTS sugar transporter subunit IIB, translating into MKKTVLVACGAGIATSTVVCNKVENLLKENNVNAEVVQCKIAEVKSRQAGADLIVSTTILPTTYDIPAIIATAYITGIGMEALDKKILDQLK; encoded by the coding sequence ATGAAAAAAACAGTTCTTGTAGCATGTGGAGCAGGTATTGCAACGTCAACAGTTGTTTGTAATAAAGTAGAAAATCTATTAAAGGAAAATAATGTGAATGCAGAAGTTGTGCAATGTAAAATCGCAGAGGTAAAATCCCGTCAAGCTGGTGCTGATTTGATCGTTTCTACTACCATTTTACCAACAACATATGATATACCAGCTATCATTGCGACAGCTTATATTACTGGAATTGGCATGGAAGCATTAGATAAAAAGATTCTTGATCAACTTAAATAA
- a CDS encoding PTS galactitol transporter subunit IIC, with product MESLLAGVQYVLNLGPTVILPIAILIIGLLFGTGFKTSFKSGITIGIGFVGINLVIGVLTGNLGPAAQQMVERFGLNLTVIDAGWPAAAAASWASPVAAILIPICLIVNIVLLMLKWTKTLDIDIWNYWHFIAAGATGYIVTNSWVVAIIMAIIYEILVLKIADWTAPLIQKYFGLEGISLPTGSTAAFGPIGILVGWLITKVPGLGKLHADPESIQKRFGIFGEPMMMGLILGAVIGLLAGYDVGGVTQIAISMAAVMFLMPRMVKILMEGLIPISEAARNFLQKRYGDREVYIGLDAALSVGHPSVIATALILVPITIFIAIILPGNKVLPFGDLATIPFYIAFVVAFLRGNIIHSVIAGSVMVALSLWMATNFAEVHTLLMEGAQFTAPGGATEISSLDLGGNLLNWLILKLSQAWHAIF from the coding sequence ATGGAAAGTTTATTAGCAGGCGTCCAATACGTGTTAAATTTGGGTCCAACTGTCATCTTGCCTATCGCTATTTTAATTATCGGATTACTCTTCGGCACTGGATTCAAAACATCATTCAAATCAGGTATTACGATTGGTATTGGGTTCGTGGGTATTAACTTAGTTATTGGCGTATTAACAGGGAACTTAGGACCAGCTGCTCAACAGATGGTTGAACGCTTTGGTTTAAACCTAACTGTTATTGATGCTGGGTGGCCAGCAGCAGCAGCAGCTTCTTGGGCTTCACCGGTAGCAGCTATTTTAATTCCAATTTGTTTAATAGTAAATATTGTATTGCTAATGCTTAAATGGACAAAAACATTGGATATTGATATTTGGAACTACTGGCACTTTATTGCAGCAGGTGCGACAGGATATATCGTTACAAATAGCTGGGTAGTAGCAATCATAATGGCAATTATTTATGAAATTTTAGTATTAAAAATTGCTGACTGGACTGCTCCTTTAATTCAAAAGTATTTTGGGCTTGAAGGAATCTCTCTTCCAACAGGTTCAACAGCAGCGTTTGGTCCTATTGGTATTCTAGTTGGTTGGTTAATCACAAAAGTCCCTGGTCTTGGTAAATTACATGCAGACCCAGAATCCATTCAAAAGCGCTTCGGTATCTTCGGTGAACCAATGATGATGGGATTAATTCTCGGTGCAGTTATTGGTTTATTAGCAGGTTATGATGTTGGCGGCGTAACACAAATTGCGATTTCAATGGCAGCTGTTATGTTTTTAATGCCTCGTATGGTGAAAATCCTAATGGAGGGTTTAATTCCAATCTCTGAAGCAGCACGTAACTTCCTGCAAAAGCGTTATGGAGATCGTGAAGTATATATCGGTTTAGATGCAGCCTTATCAGTAGGTCATCCGTCTGTTATCGCAACAGCATTAATTTTAGTACCTATCACAATCTTCATCGCGATTATTTTACCAGGAAACAAAGTATTGCCATTTGGTGATTTGGCAACGATTCCATTCTATATTGCATTCGTAGTTGCTTTCCTAAGAGGAAACATTATTCATTCAGTCATTGCAGGCTCGGTCATGGTTGCTTTATCGCTATGGATGGCAACAAACTTTGCTGAAGTACACACGCTCTTAATGGAAGGTGCTCAATTTACTGCTCCTGGCGGTGCTACTGAAATTTCAAGCTTAGACCTTGGCGGTAACTTGTTAAACTGGTTAATCCTAAAATTATCTCAGGCATGGCATGCAATTTTTTAA
- a CDS encoding DctP family TRAP transporter solute-binding subunit, which translates to MKHFIIASLLTILGLIVFILVDTETIFPQEKMTVDEEQHGLKEQIHIVFSHVVAENTPKGLAAQKFAELVYEKTGGRVKVEVYPNGILYSDTEELKALNAGEIQMIAPSYSNMTEVVPEWRILDLPFLFRDYDHAKAVFTGETGKELLQFLDNNNMKGLAFWSNGFKQMTSSVHPLREPVDFKNLTFRVMSGDILKRQFQLLGAKPVTASFTDVYSSLENHQFDGQENTISNIYSKGLYQFQPHLTLSNHGYLGYSVIINSEFWNSIPAVIQKQIIEAMHETTLWNMEESKKMNEAQLEKMKEQADISIYELSNDSKARWMTKFQPLYQEVERYMSQELLNQIRKSTY; encoded by the coding sequence ATGAAGCACTTTATCATAGCCAGTTTGCTTACAATCCTTGGATTAATTGTCTTTATACTAGTTGATACAGAAACCATCTTCCCTCAGGAAAAAATGACCGTTGATGAAGAGCAGCATGGATTAAAAGAGCAAATCCACATTGTGTTTAGTCATGTTGTAGCCGAAAATACCCCAAAGGGGCTGGCTGCGCAAAAGTTCGCTGAACTTGTCTACGAAAAAACAGGCGGCCGGGTAAAAGTCGAGGTCTATCCAAATGGAATTCTTTATTCAGATACTGAGGAACTCAAGGCACTAAACGCTGGGGAAATACAGATGATTGCACCAAGCTATAGTAATATGACAGAGGTCGTACCAGAGTGGAGGATACTGGACCTTCCTTTCCTATTTCGTGATTATGACCATGCAAAGGCTGTTTTTACAGGAGAAACAGGCAAAGAGCTGCTTCAGTTTCTTGATAACAATAATATGAAGGGATTAGCTTTCTGGAGTAACGGCTTTAAACAAATGACAAGCAGCGTACACCCCTTACGTGAACCCGTAGATTTCAAAAATCTAACCTTCCGGGTTATGTCTGGCGATATACTAAAAAGACAATTCCAATTACTTGGAGCAAAGCCAGTTACAGCTTCCTTTACAGATGTATACAGTTCACTTGAAAACCATCAATTTGACGGTCAGGAAAATACCATCTCGAATATCTATTCAAAGGGACTTTATCAATTCCAGCCTCATTTAACGTTAAGCAACCATGGTTACCTAGGTTATAGTGTTATTATTAATAGTGAATTTTGGAACAGTATCCCTGCGGTTATCCAAAAACAGATTATAGAGGCGATGCATGAAACCACATTATGGAATATGGAAGAATCGAAAAAAATGAACGAAGCTCAATTAGAGAAAATGAAGGAACAAGCTGATATCTCCATATATGAACTATCAAATGATTCCAAAGCACGGTGGATGACTAAGTTTCAACCTCTTTATCAAGAGGTTGAGAGATATATGTCACAGGAACTACTAAATCAGATTAGAAAATCAACCTATTAG
- a CDS encoding PTS sugar transporter subunit IIA, with amino-acid sequence MALEQFIKDELIKLQLSCSNQDNFFEVMFNEAKKYGYVDDMFLTKIKEREAIFPTGLKIGDYSVAIPHTDPEFVKEQFIAVATLENPISFHLMDDASQVTDVKVVMMLGLNQPHSQIETLQQLIAIIQEQSNVEALLAAKSSEEVRAILK; translated from the coding sequence TTGGCCCTTGAACAATTTATAAAAGATGAACTGATAAAGCTTCAGTTATCATGTTCTAACCAGGATAACTTCTTTGAAGTTATGTTTAACGAAGCAAAAAAATATGGGTATGTGGATGATATGTTCTTAACCAAGATTAAAGAACGTGAAGCTATTTTTCCAACAGGTTTAAAGATTGGTGACTATAGTGTAGCAATCCCACACACCGATCCAGAATTTGTAAAGGAACAATTCATTGCTGTAGCTACCTTAGAAAATCCAATCAGCTTTCATTTAATGGATGATGCTAGTCAGGTTACAGATGTAAAGGTCGTGATGATGCTCGGTTTAAATCAGCCTCATAGCCAGATTGAAACCCTACAGCAGCTAATCGCGATTATTCAAGAGCAAAGTAATGTCGAAGCTCTGTTAGCAGCAAAGAGCAGTGAAGAGGTTCGAGCTATTTTGAAATAG